GTGACCGGCGCCTTCGCCGCGCTGCTGGGCTGGGGCCTGCTGCGCATGAAGGGCCACTACTTTGCGGTGGGCTCCATCTCCATCGTCGAGGTGCTGCGGCTGGTGGCTTCGTCGTGGTCGGGCCTCACCGGCGGCGGCGAGGGGCTGAACCTGCCCATCCTGCCCGGCGGTCCGGCGTTCGCCGGCCGCGTGTTCTTCTACGCGCTGTTCGCGGTGATGGTCATCGCCTTCGCGATGACGGTGCTGGTGCACCGCAGCCGGCTGGGCTTCGGCCTGCAGTGCATCCAGCAGAACGAGGACGCGGCCGACATGGTCGGCGTGGACGTGGTGCGCTACAAGACCATCGGCTTCACGCTGTCGGCCTTCCTGTGCGGCACGGTGGGCGCCATCTCGGCGTCGTGGACCGCCTACATCGCCCCCACCGACGCCTTCTCCATCCTGATGACGCTGAAGGTGCCGGTGATGGTGCTGCTCGGCGGCCCCGGCACGCTGCTGGGACCGGTGGTGGGGGCGACCAGCTTCGTGCTCATCGAGCAGACGGTGTGGTCGCGCTTCCTCGACTACAACCAGGCGGCGCTGGGCATCGTCGTCGTGCTGCTGATCTTCTTCCTGCCGGGCGGCCTGCTGGGGCGGCTGCGCCGGCCGTCGAGGAAGACCGCGCCGGCCCCGGCCCCGTCGTCGGCGCCCGCCGCCCTGGGTCGCCAGCCGACGCCGCAGGGAGAGGGATCATGAGCGAGCCGCTGCTGGTGGTCCAGGGGCTGACCAAGCGCTTCGGCGGCGTCGCCGCCATCCACGACGTCGGCTTCGAACTGCAGCCGGGGCGCATCGTCGGCCTCATCGGTCCCAACGGCGCCGGCAAGACCACGCTGGTGAACCTGGTCACCGGCGTGCACCGGGCCGACGCCGGCCGGCTGCGTTTTGCCGGCGAGGACGTCAGCGGCCAGCGGCCCTTCGAGTCGGCGCGCCGCGGGCTGTCGCGCACCTTCCAGATCGTGCAGCCCTTCCCGCAGATGACGGTGCTGGAGAACGTCGTCGCCGGCGCGCTGTACGCCGGCGGCGCGGCCAACCGCGCGCAGGCCGCGGAGCAGGCGATGGAGCACCTGCGCTTCGTCGGCCTGGCGCCGCTGGCGGATCGCCCGGCGTCATCGCTCACCTTGCCGTCGCGCAAGCGGCTGGAACTCGCGAAGTCGCTGGCCATGCGGCCGAAGCTGCTGCTGCTCGACGAGGTCAATGCCGGGCTCAACAGCGCCGAGATCGTCGAGGCCATCGCCCTCATCCGCGCGATCGCCGCGCGCGGCGTGACCATCCTGCTGATCGAGCACCTCATGAAGGTGGTGTTCTCGCTGTGCGACGAACTGCTGGTGCTGCACCACGGCGAGCTGATCGCCCGCGGCGAGCCGCAGCGGGTGGCCGCCGACCCCAAGGTGATCGAGGCCTACCTCGGCACCAAGTACGCCGAAAGGATGGCCGCGGCATGAGCGACGTGATGGAGGCCCGGCCGGTGGAGGACCGGACGGCCGGCACTGGCGCCGTGCCGCTGCTGCAACTGCAGAACCTGCAGGCCGGCTACGGCGACGTGCAGGTGCTGTGGGGGGTCGACCTGGTGGTGCGGGCGGGCGAGATCGCCTGCGTCGTCGGCTCCAACGGCGCCGGCAAGACCACCCTGCTGCGCACCATCTCCGGCCTGCTGCGGCCGCGCAGCGGCCACATCCACTTCGCCGGCCAGGACCTCACCGGCGCCAGCGCCGAGGCGGTGCTGCGCGCCGGCATCGCGCACGTGCCCGAGGGCCGGCGCCTGTTCCGCGGCCTGTCGGTGCGCGACAACCTGCTGCTCGGCGCCTACCTGCGGCGGGATGCCCGCGCCGACATCCAGCGCGACCTCGACCAGGTGTTCTCGCTGTTCCCCATCCTGCACGACCGCCAGCAGCAGGACGCCACCACGCTGTCCGGCGGCGAGCAGCAGATGTGCGCCATCGGCCGCGGGCTGATGTCGCGGCCGACGCTGCTGATGATCGACGAGCTGTCGCTGGGCCTGGCGCCGCGCGCGGTGGAGAAGCTGTCGCAGTCGCTGCTCGAGATCAACCGCACCGGCCTGACCATCCTGCTGGTCGAGCAGGACGTGTTCACCGCCTTCGAGCTGGCGCACAGCGGGGTCGTGGTCGAGACCGGCCGTGTGGCCTTCGCCGGCCCGAGCGCGGAGCTGGCCCGCGACCCGCGCGTGCGGGCCGCCTACATGGGCCTGTGATGGCCGGTGCCGTCGACCGCCTGCTCGCGGCGCGGCCGCGGCTGCTGGGGGTGGCCGCGGCCGGCGAGGCGCTGGGACTGGCCGACCGGGAGCTGCTGCACGCCGGGCCGCCGCTGGCCGATCCCTGCGACCCGCCGCCGGTGCTGCTGTCGTCGGCGGTGATGACGGCGCTGCACGAGGGCTGGGC
The sequence above is a segment of the Aquabacterium sp. J223 genome. Coding sequences within it:
- a CDS encoding ABC transporter ATP-binding protein, giving the protein MSEPLLVVQGLTKRFGGVAAIHDVGFELQPGRIVGLIGPNGAGKTTLVNLVTGVHRADAGRLRFAGEDVSGQRPFESARRGLSRTFQIVQPFPQMTVLENVVAGALYAGGAANRAQAAEQAMEHLRFVGLAPLADRPASSLTLPSRKRLELAKSLAMRPKLLLLDEVNAGLNSAEIVEAIALIRAIAARGVTILLIEHLMKVVFSLCDELLVLHHGELIARGEPQRVAADPKVIEAYLGTKYAERMAAA
- a CDS encoding ABC transporter ATP-binding protein is translated as MSDVMEARPVEDRTAGTGAVPLLQLQNLQAGYGDVQVLWGVDLVVRAGEIACVVGSNGAGKTTLLRTISGLLRPRSGHIHFAGQDLTGASAEAVLRAGIAHVPEGRRLFRGLSVRDNLLLGAYLRRDARADIQRDLDQVFSLFPILHDRQQQDATTLSGGEQQMCAIGRGLMSRPTLLMIDELSLGLAPRAVEKLSQSLLEINRTGLTILLVEQDVFTAFELAHSGVVVETGRVAFAGPSAELARDPRVRAAYMGL
- a CDS encoding branched-chain amino acid ABC transporter permease → MNRSLVLFAVFALVLALLPWVGDNHVVQQASFVCLFCALALSWNIIGGYAGYPSFATAAFVGLGSYAGALLQNAGWPMVAAWVGATVVTGAFAALLGWGLLRMKGHYFAVGSISIVEVLRLVASSWSGLTGGGEGLNLPILPGGPAFAGRVFFYALFAVMVIAFAMTVLVHRSRLGFGLQCIQQNEDAADMVGVDVVRYKTIGFTLSAFLCGTVGAISASWTAYIAPTDAFSILMTLKVPVMVLLGGPGTLLGPVVGATSFVLIEQTVWSRFLDYNQAALGIVVVLLIFFLPGGLLGRLRRPSRKTAPAPAPSSAPAALGRQPTPQGEGS